Proteins found in one Serinicoccus marinus DSM 15273 genomic segment:
- a CDS encoding TY-Chap domain-containing protein, giving the protein MDDAAWTRTREELTAEIGALGDHESLLLAEPDPPGAIGRYVQVSRLGDDLLCECVSAAYADLSPEQTAALQRAGWSDPDRQPRGATSENHVFWGRVEDAAASAHMLVAALQALGTGIPDERWTRQRVS; this is encoded by the coding sequence ATGGACGACGCCGCCTGGACCCGCACGCGCGAGGAGCTGACCGCCGAGATCGGAGCGCTCGGCGACCACGAGAGCCTGCTGCTGGCCGAGCCCGACCCGCCGGGTGCCATCGGGCGCTACGTCCAGGTCTCCCGGCTCGGTGACGACCTGCTCTGCGAGTGCGTCTCCGCCGCGTATGCCGACCTCTCACCGGAGCAGACCGCTGCCCTGCAGCGCGCCGGGTGGTCCGACCCCGACCGGCAGCCGCGCGGCGCGACCAGCGAGAACCACGTCTTCTGGGGTCGTGTGGAGGACGCCGCGGCGAGCGCCCACATGCTGGTCGCGGCGCTGCAGGCCCTGGGCACGGGCATACCGGACGAGCGGTGGACCCGGCAGCGGGTCAGCTGA
- a CDS encoding zinc-dependent alcohol dehydrogenase: MRALTWQGLQDVSVRSVPDPVLQDPTDAIVRVTSTAICGSDLHLYNVLAAYLHPGDILGHEFMGVVEQVGSAVDTLEVGDKVIVPFNVSCGKCWMCERGLFAQCETTQNVDQGTGASLFGFSDLYGAVPGGQAEMVRVPHADFGPVRVDPQLADERVLYLTDILPTAWQGIEYADVEEGGTLAVMGLGPVGQLAVRAARHRGLRVIGVDRIPERNALAAEWGAEVVDLDSTKNVGDAIRDLTDGRGADGVLDAVGMEAHGSPVLGAAVSAAKRLPKPLARAAIETAGVDRLAALHSSIDAVRRGGTVSISGVYGGMADPMPMMELFDKGVQMRMGQCHVRRWTDELYELVSGPDDVLGLEDLATHRVPLEQAPEMYKTFNDKQDNCLKVVLTP, translated from the coding sequence ATGCGAGCACTCACATGGCAAGGACTCCAGGACGTCTCCGTCCGGTCAGTCCCCGACCCCGTCCTGCAGGACCCGACCGACGCGATCGTGCGCGTCACCTCGACCGCGATCTGCGGCTCCGACCTGCACCTCTACAACGTGCTGGCGGCCTACCTCCACCCCGGTGACATCCTCGGGCACGAGTTCATGGGCGTCGTCGAGCAGGTGGGTAGCGCCGTCGACACGCTGGAGGTCGGCGACAAGGTCATCGTCCCGTTCAACGTCAGCTGCGGGAAGTGCTGGATGTGCGAGCGCGGCCTCTTCGCCCAGTGCGAGACCACGCAGAACGTCGACCAGGGCACGGGTGCGAGCCTCTTCGGCTTTTCCGACCTCTACGGCGCGGTGCCCGGCGGGCAGGCCGAGATGGTCCGCGTCCCGCACGCCGACTTCGGCCCGGTCCGGGTCGACCCCCAGCTCGCCGACGAGCGCGTGCTCTACCTCACCGACATCCTCCCGACCGCGTGGCAGGGCATCGAGTATGCCGACGTCGAGGAGGGCGGCACCCTCGCCGTCATGGGTCTGGGCCCGGTCGGGCAGCTGGCCGTCCGCGCGGCCCGGCACCGTGGCCTGCGGGTCATCGGCGTCGACCGGATCCCGGAGCGCAACGCGCTGGCGGCCGAGTGGGGCGCCGAGGTCGTGGACCTGGACTCGACGAAGAACGTCGGCGACGCGATCCGTGACCTGACCGACGGCCGCGGGGCCGACGGGGTGCTCGATGCGGTCGGCATGGAGGCGCACGGCAGCCCGGTGCTCGGTGCCGCGGTGTCGGCGGCCAAGCGCCTGCCCAAGCCGCTCGCCCGGGCCGCCATCGAGACGGCCGGTGTGGACCGGCTGGCGGCGCTGCACAGCTCCATCGATGCGGTGCGCCGCGGCGGCACGGTGTCGATCAGCGGCGTCTACGGCGGCATGGCCGACCCGATGCCGATGATGGAGCTCTTCGACAAGGGCGTGCAGATGCGCATGGGGCAGTGCCACGTGCGCCGGTGGACCGACGAGCTCTACGAGCTGGTCAGCGGCCCCGACGACGTCCTCGGGCTGGAGGACCTGGCCACGCACCGGGTGCCACTGGAGCAGGCGCCGGAGATGTACAAGACGTTCAACGACAAGCAGGACAACTGCCTGAAGGTCGTGCTCACGCCGTAG
- a CDS encoding SDR family NAD(P)-dependent oxidoreductase: MRRWHPPHPRPVSLVAGGSRGLGSWSPGARPARLRRRGLRPPPRGDRRGAEIAESRAREEAGDDAGRVVAFECDVADREAVQAWVAQVESDLGPVEVAIHVAGIIQVGPAETMTFHHFDQALGTMLMGPLNTLWSVLPGMRERGHGRLGVVSSIGGVVAPPHLLPYSTAKFGATGLTQGLASELAGTGVTATTIVPGLMRTGSHENAQFTGDRAAEYAWFAPAASLPLLSMDAERAAHRMVDGVLAGRPMVVLTPLATIGMRVHGLMPATTVRVMGLTSRLLPSAPAGRDAARPVTGRTAAQQLGSDVVSRLTTLGRRAAERFNQRGPGSAPTA, from the coding sequence CTGAGGAGATGGCACCCCCCACACCCCCGCCCCGTCTCCCTCGTCGCGGGAGGCTCCCGCGGCCTCGGCTCCTGGTCGCCAGGAGCTCGCCCAGCGCGGCTACGACGTCGCGGTCTGCGCCCGCCACCTCGAGGAGACCGGCGCGGCGCCGAGATCGCCGAGTCGCGCGCCCGAGAGGAGGCCGGGGACGACGCTGGCCGGGTCGTCGCCTTCGAGTGCGACGTCGCCGACCGGGAGGCCGTCCAGGCCTGGGTGGCGCAGGTCGAGAGCGACCTGGGGCCGGTCGAGGTCGCCATCCACGTCGCCGGCATCATCCAGGTCGGCCCGGCCGAGACGATGACCTTCCACCACTTCGACCAGGCCCTCGGCACCATGCTCATGGGCCCGCTCAACACGCTCTGGTCGGTGCTGCCCGGCATGCGCGAGCGCGGCCACGGCCGGCTGGGAGTGGTCTCCAGCATCGGCGGCGTCGTCGCCCCGCCGCACCTGCTGCCCTATTCCACTGCCAAGTTCGGCGCCACCGGCCTCACCCAGGGCCTGGCCAGCGAGTTGGCCGGCACCGGGGTCACCGCCACGACGATCGTGCCCGGCCTCATGCGCACCGGCTCGCACGAGAACGCGCAGTTCACCGGCGACCGCGCGGCGGAGTATGCCTGGTTCGCCCCGGCCGCCTCGCTCCCCCTGCTGTCGATGGACGCCGAGCGCGCGGCGCACCGGATGGTCGACGGGGTCCTCGCCGGCCGCCCCATGGTCGTCCTCACCCCGCTGGCCACAATCGGTATGCGGGTGCACGGCCTCATGCCCGCCACCACCGTCCGCGTCATGGGCCTGACCTCGCGGCTGCTGCCCAGCGCCCCCGCAGGCCGCGACGCGGCCCGCCCGGTGACCGGGCGGACCGCGGCGCAGCAGCTGGGGTCCGACGTGGTGAGCCGGCTCACCACCCTGGGCCGCCGGGCCGCGGAGCGTTTCAACCAGCGCGGCCCGGGCTCGGCCCCTACGGCGTGA
- a CDS encoding Lsr2 dimerization domain-containing protein, protein MRQWARKHGYAVSDPGRIPREIREAFEARR, encoded by the coding sequence GTGCGCCAGTGGGCACGCAAGCACGGGTACGCCGTGTCCGACCCCGGGCGCATCCCACGCGAGATCCGCGAGGCATTCGAGGCACGGCGGTAG
- a CDS encoding DUF222 domain-containing protein, producing the protein MHAGTLSAGEVRQLACEADIIPAVLGEKGQILDLGRAKRLVTPGQRRALAHRDGGCTFPGATYPRPGATPTTSSTGPKVADQTVQLRAALPPPPHLGPPARHHRRRRRDRCPVETAMTPPHTRPPKGRATGLRPVDDAGRRRAAA; encoded by the coding sequence GTGCACGCCGGCACCCTTTCGGCCGGTGAGGTGCGGCAGCTGGCGTGCGAGGCCGACATCATCCCCGCCGTGCTCGGCGAGAAGGGACAGATCCTGGACCTCGGACGCGCCAAACGGTTGGTCACCCCGGGCCAGCGGCGTGCCCTGGCCCACCGCGACGGCGGGTGCACCTTCCCGGGTGCCACGTACCCGCGACCTGGTGCGACGCCCACCACGTCGTCCACTGGGCCCAAGGTGGCCGATCAGACCGTCCAACTACGCGCTGCTCTGCCCCCGCCACCACACCTGGGTCCACCAGCACGACACCACCGCCGACGTCGACGCGACCGGTGTCCGGTGGAGACTGCGATGACCCCGCCCCACACCCGGCCCCCCAAGGGCCGGGCCACCGGCCTGCGCCCGGTCGATGACGCGGGACGCCGACGAGCGGCGGCGTGA
- a CDS encoding DUF222 domain-containing protein has protein sequence MAEGGGATVAELDLRTAGQRRYDALMTVLRRGVAGTRGQPTTPKAQVMVTIGLAELRAPWPGSAHRARRHPFGR, from the coding sequence ATGGCCGAGGGTGGTGGTGCCACGGTGGCGGAGCTGGACCTGCGGACCGCGGGTCAGCGGCGGTACGACGCTCTCATGACTGTCCTGCGGCGCGGGGTGGCCGGTACGCGGGGGCAGCCCACGACACCCAAGGCGCAGGTCATGGTGACCATCGGGCTGGCGGAGCTGCGGGCTCCCTGGCCGGGGTCGGCACACCGTGCACGCCGGCACCCTTTCGGCCGGTGA
- a CDS encoding DEAD/DEAH box helicase yields MVELAAEGHRCLVFSQFTRFLRVVRDRLQAEGIEHVYLDGRTRDRPRRIAQFTDGDAPVFLISLKAGGSGLTLTEADYVFVLDPWWNPAVEAQAVDRTHRIGQDKTVMVYRLVAEGTIEEKVVALQEHKRELFDKVVDTGGALGAPLSAEDIRGLLDVPAGLTS; encoded by the coding sequence GTGGTCGAGCTCGCCGCCGAGGGGCACCGGTGCCTAGTCTTCAGCCAGTTCACCCGCTTCCTGCGGGTGGTCCGGGACCGCCTGCAGGCCGAGGGCATCGAGCACGTCTACCTCGACGGACGCACCCGGGACCGGCCGCGCCGCATCGCGCAGTTCACCGACGGGGACGCGCCGGTCTTCCTCATCAGCCTCAAGGCCGGCGGCTCCGGGCTCACGCTCACCGAGGCCGACTACGTCTTCGTGCTCGACCCGTGGTGGAACCCTGCCGTCGAGGCGCAGGCCGTCGACCGCACCCACCGCATCGGTCAGGACAAGACGGTGATGGTCTACCGGCTGGTCGCGGAGGGCACCATCGAGGAGAAGGTCGTCGCGCTGCAGGAGCACAAGCGGGAGCTCTTCGACAAGGTCGTCGACACCGGTGGCGCCCTGGGCGCGCCCCTGAGCGCCGAGGACATCCGTGGGCTGCTGGACGTCCCGGCCGGGCTCACGTCCTGA
- a CDS encoding DEAD/DEAH box helicase — protein MVVLPARPRPRRDPRRRQGLGKTLQVLTAAERLRAEGRLSPREPLLVVAPASVVATWQREAARFTPRLEVAALTQTTRRTGRPLDDLVAGAHVVVTSYTLLRIEEEHLVERAWGGVVLDEAQAVKNHRSRTYQVARRLGAPVKIAVTGTPLENSLMDLWALLSIVAPGLFSSPERFSTVFRRPIESGTAPELLDTLRRRIRPLVLRRTKESVAADLPPKIEQVVSVPLNPPTGASTTPTCSASGSAYSACWTTSTGTGSRSSPRSRSCASSASTSTSWCPTPRPPPDPARSTPCWSRWSSSPPRGTGA, from the coding sequence GTGGTTGTCCTTCCTGCTCGACCACGACCTCGGCGGGATCCTCGCCGACGACAGGGGCTCGGCAAGACCCTGCAGGTCCTCACCGCCGCCGAGCGGCTGCGGGCCGAGGGCCGGCTGAGCCCGCGGGAGCCGCTGCTCGTCGTCGCACCGGCGAGCGTCGTCGCCACGTGGCAGCGCGAGGCGGCGAGGTTCACCCCGCGCCTGGAGGTGGCCGCGCTTACCCAGACCACGCGCCGCACGGGCCGACCCCTGGACGATCTGGTGGCGGGCGCCCACGTGGTGGTCACGTCGTACACCCTGCTGCGGATCGAGGAGGAGCACCTGGTGGAGCGTGCCTGGGGCGGGGTGGTCCTCGACGAGGCTCAGGCGGTCAAGAACCACCGGTCGCGGACCTACCAGGTCGCCCGGCGGCTGGGGGCGCCGGTGAAGATCGCGGTCACCGGGACGCCGCTCGAGAACTCGCTCATGGACCTGTGGGCGCTGCTGTCCATCGTCGCGCCCGGGCTGTTCAGCTCCCCGGAGCGCTTCAGCACCGTCTTCCGCCGACCCATCGAGTCGGGGACCGCTCCCGAGCTGCTGGACACGCTGCGCCGCCGCATCCGCCCCCTCGTGCTGCGCCGGACCAAGGAGTCGGTGGCGGCCGACCTGCCACCGAAGATCGAGCAGGTCGTCTCGGTGCCGCTGAACCCGCCCACCGGCGCATCTACGACACCCACCTGCAGCGCGAGCGGCAGCGCATACTCGGCCTGCTGGACGACGTCGACCGGCACCGGATCGCGATCCTCGCCGCGCTCACGAAGCTGCGCCAGCTCAGCCTCGACGTCCACCTCGTGGTGCCCGACGCCCCGGCCTCCGCCCGACCCAGCAAGGTCGACGCCCTGCTGGAGCAGGTGGTCGAGCTCGCCGCCGAGGGGCACCGGTGCCTAG
- a CDS encoding SWIM zinc finger family protein, producing MAGPPPAFVAPDWIRELDRDDLGRVFGTTTLRRAVTYQRRGAVHGLREDLDGVLRATVYGNRRYSTTVWSQAGARRTPRRPAGLATSCSCPVGTLCKHAAAVILHAQRTAGVATPASGTPHTPATAAWENLLAPVLAELHSASGDRSGTPLALQVELAQATTAHPTRLRLKPLVRGASGAWIQTGISWADLHRGYPSARTDDRHRAALAAVVQAQAARSPHWCHPGSGSRPPLWGRPSGRCCATRPTPASPS from the coding sequence ATGGCCGGCCCGCCGCCCGCCTTCGTCGCACCGGACTGGATCCGGGAGCTGGACCGTGACGACCTCGGCAGGGTCTTCGGCACGACCACGCTGCGACGGGCCGTCACCTATCAGCGGCGGGGTGCGGTCCACGGCCTGCGGGAGGACCTGGACGGGGTGCTGAGGGCCACCGTCTACGGCAACCGCCGATACTCCACCACCGTCTGGTCGCAGGCCGGAGCCCGCCGGACCCCCCGCCGGCCCGCGGGTCTGGCCACCTCCTGCTCCTGCCCCGTCGGCACGCTGTGCAAGCACGCGGCGGCGGTGATCCTGCACGCGCAGCGCACCGCAGGGGTCGCGACCCCCGCCTCGGGCACACCGCATACCCCAGCCACCGCGGCCTGGGAGAACCTGCTCGCGCCCGTCCTGGCCGAGCTCCACTCCGCCTCCGGGGACCGCAGCGGCACACCGCTCGCCCTGCAGGTCGAGCTGGCCCAGGCCACCACCGCGCACCCCACCCGGCTACGCCTGAAGCCGTTGGTCCGGGGAGCCTCGGGCGCCTGGATCCAGACCGGGATCTCCTGGGCCGACCTGCACCGGGGCTACCCCTCTGCCCGCACCGACGACCGGCACCGGGCCGCGCTGGCCGCCGTCGTGCAGGCACAGGCGGCCCGCTCGCCGCACTGGTGCCACCCGGGGAGTGGGTCGAGGCCACCGCTCTGGGGCCGGCCGTCTGGCCGCTGCTGCGCGACGCGGCCCACGCCGGCGTCGCCCTCGTGA
- a CDS encoding type II toxin-antitoxin system VapC family toxin codes for MRLLLDTNVVIWLLLGERRSVPQDVADTLASPSSSVIVSAASVWEIAIKRSLGKLRIDGDWYRALMGLDLEHLPVSAEHAHGVQDLPWHHRDPFDRILLAQSLVEACTLVTADRTLDAYEAPTWWGGPLP; via the coding sequence ATGAGGCTGCTCCTCGACACCAACGTCGTCATCTGGCTCTTGCTCGGCGAACGGCGGTCCGTGCCCCAGGACGTCGCGGACACCCTGGCTTCACCCTCGTCCTCGGTGATCGTGAGCGCCGCGTCCGTGTGGGAGATCGCCATCAAGCGCTCGCTGGGCAAGCTGCGCATCGACGGCGACTGGTACCGCGCACTGATGGGCCTCGATCTCGAGCATCTTCCCGTCTCCGCCGAGCACGCCCACGGTGTGCAAGACCTCCCCTGGCACCACCGGGACCCCTTCGACCGGATCCTCCTCGCCCAGTCCCTGGTCGAGGCCTGCACGCTCGTCACCGCCGACCGGACCCTGGACGCCTACGAGGCGCCCACCTGGTGGGGTGGCCCACTCCCCTGA
- a CDS encoding type II toxin-antitoxin system Phd/YefM family antitoxin, whose product MEVTVQEAKTHLSRLLRKVEAGETVVIRRGRTRVAVLSPAPMTTEQRRIWGDLPGELTPMFDEPLDDLAPYTP is encoded by the coding sequence ATGGAGGTCACGGTCCAGGAAGCGAAGACCCACCTCTCTCGGCTGCTCCGCAAGGTGGAGGCCGGTGAGACCGTCGTGATCCGTCGTGGCCGCACTCGCGTCGCCGTGCTCAGCCCCGCGCCGATGACGACGGAGCAGCGGAGGATCTGGGGCGACCTGCCCGGTGAGCTGACGCCGATGTTCGACGAGCCCCTGGACGACCTCGCGCCATACACGCCATGA
- a CDS encoding 3'-5' exonuclease, with translation MLVQAADHLESGRYVSPYRLVMVDELQDASQARARLTRALVSQPGRDLLAVGDDWQSINRFAGADLSVVTGFHDQFGPGPTVHLTTTFRCHQSISDTAARFVMKNPAQVRKTVVSVHDRPTDQAAHEGVRLRTVASATEVFRAIGDFLTQLRDAIHEGAIVADSVSVDVLGRYHQDRGLMPHAAPPEIRLAFHTIHSAKGLEADYVVVPNLSAGSYAFPSRIADDPVLALAMAGGDTYPHAEERRLFYVALTRARRGVLLISPEHNPSPFVTELI, from the coding sequence ATGCTCGTGCAGGCCGCCGACCACCTCGAGTCGGGCAGGTACGTCAGCCCCTACCGACTGGTCATGGTCGACGAGCTGCAGGACGCCAGCCAGGCGCGGGCGCGCCTGACCCGGGCCCTCGTGTCGCAGCCCGGCCGCGACCTGCTCGCCGTCGGGGACGACTGGCAGTCCATCAACCGCTTCGCCGGGGCCGACCTGAGCGTGGTGACGGGATTTCACGACCAGTTCGGCCCGGGCCCCACGGTGCACCTGACGACGACCTTCCGCTGCCACCAGTCCATCAGCGACACTGCCGCCCGCTTCGTCATGAAGAACCCCGCCCAGGTGCGCAAGACCGTCGTGTCGGTCCACGACCGGCCGACCGACCAGGCTGCGCACGAGGGGGTGCGGCTGCGCACGGTGGCGAGCGCCACCGAGGTCTTCCGCGCGATCGGCGACTTCCTCACCCAGCTGCGTGACGCCATACACGAGGGCGCCATCGTCGCGGACTCGGTGAGCGTGGACGTCCTCGGGCGCTACCACCAGGACCGCGGCCTCATGCCGCACGCAGCCCCTCCGGAGATTCGGCTGGCGTTCCACACCATCCACTCCGCCAAGGGGCTCGAAGCCGACTACGTCGTCGTCCCCAACCTGTCGGCGGGCTCCTACGCCTTCCCGAGCCGGATCGCGGACGACCCGGTCCTGGCGCTCGCCATGGCCGGTGGTGACACCTACCCGCACGCGGAGGAGCGCCGGCTCTTCTACGTGGCGCTCACCCGGGCACGCCGCGGGGTGCTGCTCATCAGCCCCGAGCACAACCCCTCCCCCTTCGTGACCGAGCTCATCTAG
- a CDS encoding UvrD-helicase domain-containing protein — translation MAVPVIWRGTTPHGEDWVLVRRDNGFTLRHGTEEIHIPASGADRISVTRRWWRTTVTVAGVPERARVLNGLSGEEGRRLEQAVQESLSSSLTAWTARLSTTIEAAGRDLRWITEEEVAALLSTRPATADQEPAVAGHTRGAGPLWLTEEGTRSWLRTVNDEIATAIAQQQRQFFDTVESSPLTDEQARAVVTYDNRVNVIAAAGSGKTSVMVARAAYAVSRGLAKPEEIVLLACNRDAAAELQTRIRRRFAAAGLPAEGSRPPPSTPSGSRSSAMPPVASRRWRRG, via the coding sequence ATGGCGGTTCCCGTCATCTGGCGCGGCACTACGCCGCACGGCGAGGACTGGGTCCTCGTCCGTCGCGACAACGGGTTCACTCTCCGTCACGGCACCGAAGAGATCCACATCCCCGCCTCCGGGGCCGACCGCATCTCGGTGACCCGCCGATGGTGGCGGACGACCGTGACCGTGGCCGGGGTGCCGGAGCGAGCCCGTGTCCTCAACGGTCTGTCCGGCGAGGAGGGCCGGCGCCTCGAGCAGGCCGTGCAGGAGTCACTGTCTAGCTCTCTCACCGCCTGGACCGCGAGGCTCTCGACCACGATCGAGGCGGCTGGGCGAGACCTCCGGTGGATCACCGAGGAGGAGGTCGCAGCGCTGCTCTCCACCCGTCCCGCCACAGCCGACCAAGAGCCAGCCGTCGCCGGCCACACGCGGGGAGCCGGACCGCTCTGGCTGACCGAGGAGGGCACCCGCAGCTGGCTGCGGACCGTCAACGACGAGATCGCGACTGCGATCGCCCAGCAGCAGCGCCAGTTCTTCGACACGGTCGAGAGCAGCCCGCTGACCGACGAGCAGGCGCGCGCGGTCGTCACCTACGACAACCGGGTCAACGTCATCGCCGCAGCCGGGTCAGGCAAGACGTCGGTCATGGTGGCCCGGGCGGCGTATGCCGTGTCCCGCGGCCTGGCGAAGCCAGAGGAGATCGTGCTCCTCGCCTGCAACCGGGACGCCGCCGCCGAGCTGCAGACGCGCATACGACGCCGGTTCGCGGCAGCCGGCTTGCCCGCCGAGGGGTCGAGGCCACCACCTTCCACGCCTTCGGGCTCAAGGTCATCGGCCATGCCACCGGTCGCAAGCCGACGGTGGCGCCGTGGCTGA
- a CDS encoding AAA family ATPase yields MGSTYPVPSNVGALVQSIPIVVAKERMGMGSELSRWVEERLDADVSITDEAGLLVLAALEGHESLDEYLAGGNEPAKAAKQAGDPAGAQEEEPAGAFLSGLGVQGFRGIGPKVEVDLQPQPGLTIVAGRNGSGKSSLAEALEVALTGSTYRWGRKGSVQWKEQWRNLHEPAPASVEVRVAEEGRGQTTIGLSWEDTATEASSFATWVQRPAEKRQPGLTPLGWDKALQTYRPMMSYDELGGLLEGGPSGLYDALSAALGVEELAAAIKLLDTRAKALKAPEKELTNKRKSLQAEFKEMDDERAKRAGSLLRASAPDPAALRTLATGSQPQDSGPLAWLRSVIDLTGPRGEEVDTAATKLAAAIQGMVDAGVDRLERERRRVELREQALHLHAQLGDMTCPVCNAGELDDRWAESSRQHIAHERIKFAELDRAGQDLDLARRSAHSLVTPRPVALNGSPLDGLADLTRRARDAWDAWSASPSGDAELVTHLRERRGELEEALVALHTAAAAELKARQDLWTPLATRLATFADDCDQWLTQKPLVDEVGAALKWLKTNDVALKNERIAPIDHHARHAWAMLRQESNVDLGSVTLEGTATRRRVSIEASVDGEEAGALTVMSQGELHALALSLFLPRAALPESPFRFIVLDDPVQAMDPAKVDGLVTLLSELAETRQVIVLSHDDRLPAAARRAQVPVRILEVTRGECSQVSVRESEAPARRYLRDAEALVRDKELPDDTLRKVLPGVLRFAVEAAARDRFFASRLSEGGALHDVEALWTAHRLTRERVSLAVFDEVRTDLGSWLSAPYRKKTMGISTSGMHDGLGARANLEDAVYDAKRFVSDVEQGNRS; encoded by the coding sequence GTGGGCTCCACATACCCGGTTCCAAGCAATGTCGGTGCTCTGGTGCAGAGTATTCCCATCGTCGTCGCAAAGGAGCGAATGGGCATGGGGAGTGAGCTGTCGCGCTGGGTCGAGGAGCGCCTCGATGCCGATGTGTCGATCACAGACGAGGCCGGGCTGCTGGTGCTGGCGGCACTTGAGGGCCACGAGTCGCTGGACGAGTACCTTGCGGGTGGAAATGAGCCCGCGAAGGCCGCGAAGCAGGCAGGCGACCCTGCTGGCGCACAGGAAGAGGAGCCTGCGGGCGCCTTCCTGTCCGGCCTGGGCGTGCAGGGATTCCGCGGGATCGGCCCGAAGGTCGAGGTCGACCTGCAGCCGCAGCCAGGCCTGACGATCGTCGCGGGCCGCAACGGCTCAGGAAAGTCCAGCCTCGCTGAGGCGCTCGAGGTAGCCCTGACCGGATCGACATACCGGTGGGGTCGCAAGGGATCGGTGCAGTGGAAGGAGCAGTGGCGCAACCTGCACGAGCCTGCCCCCGCCAGCGTTGAGGTCCGCGTCGCCGAGGAGGGGCGGGGGCAGACGACGATCGGGCTGTCGTGGGAGGACACCGCGACAGAGGCCAGCTCCTTCGCCACCTGGGTGCAGCGCCCGGCCGAGAAGCGTCAGCCCGGCCTCACGCCGCTCGGATGGGATAAGGCGTTGCAGACCTACCGTCCGATGATGTCCTACGACGAGCTCGGCGGGCTGCTCGAGGGCGGACCGAGCGGACTGTACGACGCGTTGTCCGCAGCGCTCGGGGTCGAGGAGCTGGCGGCCGCCATCAAGCTGCTCGACACCCGGGCCAAGGCGCTCAAGGCACCGGAGAAGGAGCTCACGAATAAGCGCAAGTCGCTGCAGGCCGAGTTCAAGGAGATGGACGACGAGAGGGCCAAAAGGGCAGGCTCCCTCCTCCGTGCGTCGGCTCCAGACCCCGCCGCCCTGCGCACCCTCGCTACCGGTTCGCAACCGCAGGACTCCGGTCCGCTGGCCTGGCTGCGCTCGGTCATTGATCTGACAGGTCCGCGGGGGGAGGAGGTCGACACCGCAGCGACCAAGCTCGCCGCAGCGATCCAGGGCATGGTGGACGCCGGCGTCGACAGGCTCGAGCGCGAGCGTCGGAGAGTCGAGCTGCGGGAGCAGGCGCTCCACCTGCACGCGCAGCTCGGAGACATGACATGTCCCGTGTGCAATGCAGGTGAGCTCGACGATCGCTGGGCGGAGAGCAGCCGGCAGCACATAGCCCACGAGCGCATCAAGTTCGCTGAGCTAGACCGAGCGGGGCAGGACCTGGACCTCGCGCGCCGATCCGCCCACAGCCTGGTCACACCCCGCCCGGTCGCTCTGAACGGCTCTCCTCTTGATGGACTGGCGGACCTGACCCGACGCGCCCGCGACGCCTGGGACGCCTGGTCTGCCTCCCCATCAGGCGATGCGGAACTGGTCACCCACCTGCGCGAGCGTCGAGGTGAGCTCGAGGAGGCCCTGGTCGCGCTGCATACCGCAGCTGCCGCGGAGCTCAAGGCCCGACAGGACCTTTGGACACCACTGGCGACACGGCTCGCCACCTTTGCCGACGACTGCGACCAGTGGCTGACCCAGAAGCCACTCGTCGACGAGGTCGGAGCTGCCCTTAAGTGGCTGAAGACGAACGACGTGGCGCTCAAGAACGAGCGGATCGCCCCCATCGACCATCATGCCCGCCACGCCTGGGCCATGCTGCGGCAGGAGAGCAACGTCGACCTCGGCAGCGTCACCCTCGAGGGAACCGCCACCCGTCGACGGGTGAGCATCGAGGCGAGCGTTGACGGTGAGGAGGCTGGAGCGCTCACCGTGATGAGCCAGGGCGAGCTGCACGCCCTGGCGCTCTCCCTCTTTCTGCCGCGAGCGGCGCTGCCCGAGTCGCCCTTCCGCTTTATCGTCCTCGACGACCCGGTGCAGGCGATGGACCCGGCCAAGGTCGACGGTCTGGTGACGCTGCTGTCAGAGCTGGCCGAGACGCGCCAGGTCATCGTGCTCTCGCACGACGACCGCCTGCCCGCTGCCGCCCGCCGTGCACAGGTGCCGGTGCGGATCCTCGAGGTCACGCGCGGTGAGTGCTCGCAGGTCAGCGTCCGTGAGTCCGAGGCCCCGGCCCGCCGCTACCTCCGGGACGCAGAAGCGCTCGTGCGGGACAAAGAGCTCCCGGATGACACCCTGCGCAAGGTGCTTCCTGGTGTGCTCAGGTTCGCCGTCGAGGCGGCGGCACGGGACCGATTCTTCGCCTCCCGCCTGAGCGAGGGCGGGGCGCTGCACGACGTCGAGGCGCTCTGGACAGCCCACCGGCTCACCCGCGAGAGGGTCTCGCTCGCCGTCTTCGACGAGGTCCGCACCGATCTGGGGTCCTGGCTCAGCGCGCCCTACCGGAAGAAGACCATGGGGATCTCCACGTCGGGAATGCACGACGGTCTGGGAGCACGAGCAAACCTTGAGGATGCTGTGTACGACGCGAAGAGGTTCGTCAGCGACGTCGAGCAGGGGAACCGGTCGTGA